A window of Novosphingobium terrae contains these coding sequences:
- a CDS encoding gluconate 2-dehydrogenase subunit 3 family protein, with product MNTNGWNRRSFLSAAGLLAAALGTTPARLLAALPAEEAPTAQQSALLREVSQLVIPRTATAGAGDVGTGAFLSLALAHGLKGTRAPMKDAPAGWPLRADGSLRHDLWLQQELNRRAKGDFMAQPPAQRHALLAALDAEAFPAGPPPAQPSPWRALKTLILTGYYTSEEGGSKELRYDPVPGRWDSDIPLHKGDRAFSSDWTAVDFG from the coding sequence ATGAACACCAACGGATGGAACCGACGCAGCTTCCTGAGCGCGGCAGGCCTGCTGGCCGCAGCCTTGGGCACCACACCTGCACGCCTGCTGGCCGCTCTACCTGCTGAGGAAGCGCCGACCGCGCAGCAAAGCGCTCTGCTGCGCGAGGTCAGCCAGCTGGTGATCCCGCGCACTGCCACGGCGGGTGCCGGGGATGTCGGCACCGGCGCGTTCCTCAGCCTTGCTCTGGCGCATGGGTTGAAGGGCACGCGCGCGCCCATGAAGGATGCGCCCGCCGGATGGCCTTTGCGCGCTGATGGCTCGCTGCGTCATGATCTGTGGTTGCAGCAGGAGCTGAACCGCCGCGCCAAGGGCGACTTTATGGCGCAACCCCCGGCCCAGCGCCATGCCCTGCTCGCCGCGCTGGATGCCGAGGCTTTTCCCGCTGGCCCGCCGCCTGCACAACCCTCCCCATGGCGCGCGCTCAAGACGCTGATCCTCACCGGCTATTACACCAGCGAGGAAGGCGGCTCGAAGGAGCTGCGCTACGACCCCGTCCCGGGCCGCTGGGACAGTGACATTCCGCTGCACAAGGGCGATCGCGCCTTTTCCAGCGACTGGACTG
- a CDS encoding TetR/AcrR family transcriptional regulator — MNKDVGLATALRAPVQGRSKASYERMLAAAEALLVERGTDDFTLLEVSKKGKVSIGSIYNRFESKDALLHAVQLRVLDQLDRTMYARIAEARAGHTALPSLVVSLVDTLAETLREFGPQMRPLMARASTDAMVASVGKASYMGTANAIKEALLDHRDEMRVKDPQRAVDSTFRILYAAIARYLGFGTISTSAWEGDWAVLKYDLAQMIAAFLMSDALI; from the coding sequence ATGAACAAAGATGTCGGCCTTGCCACTGCCTTGCGCGCACCCGTTCAGGGGCGCAGCAAGGCTTCGTATGAACGAATGCTCGCGGCGGCGGAGGCGCTGCTGGTCGAGCGGGGCACCGATGACTTCACGCTGCTGGAGGTGAGCAAGAAGGGCAAGGTCTCAATCGGCTCGATCTACAACCGGTTCGAGAGCAAGGACGCATTGCTGCATGCGGTGCAGTTGCGGGTGCTGGATCAGCTGGATCGCACCATGTATGCGCGCATTGCCGAGGCGCGGGCGGGCCATACCGCGCTGCCGTCGCTGGTGGTCTCGCTGGTCGATACGCTGGCGGAGACCCTGCGCGAGTTCGGCCCGCAGATGCGACCGCTGATGGCGCGGGCGTCCACCGATGCCATGGTCGCCTCGGTGGGTAAGGCCTCGTATATGGGCACGGCCAACGCCATCAAGGAGGCGCTGCTGGATCATCGCGACGAGATGCGCGTAAAGGACCCGCAGCGTGCGGTGGATAGCACCTTCCGCATCCTCTATGCCGCGATTGCGCGTTATCTGGGCTTTGGCACGATCAGCACCTCCGCCTGGGAAGGGGACTGGGCAGTGCTGAAATATGATCTGGCGCAGATGATTGCCGCCTTCCTGATGAGCGATGCGCTGATCTGA